One candidate division WOR-3 bacterium genomic window, ACTCGCCGCCCTGAAAAAAGAGTCGCCGGACAAACCGTTCAGGTAATCATCCGTTCGCCCGGTATTTCACAGGTTTCCGAACTGTGCGTCTCAAGCCAATTCAGTAACTCTTTGAGGCTTGCCGTGGCAAGACAGATTGCAGTATCCGCGGCGCCATAGTAAACCCGCAGGGTGTCGCCATCCGGTTCCAGCACCGCACCGCAGGGGAAGACAACACTGGGCACATCACCTACCCGCTCATAAGGCTTCACCGGACCAAATATCCATTCGCTGCTCCGGCGCACACAGCGCCAGGGCTGTTCTAAATCCAGTAGCGCGAGACCAACCCGGTAAATTGAACCGCTGGGTGTATCTTTCACCCCGTGATAAAAAATCAGCCAGCCGTGCGGTGTTTCCATGGGCGGTGTTGCCAGCCCGACACGACTGGCATCCCACCAGGCACCCTGCCGTGCCGGCATCACCAGATGGTGTCTGCCCCAGTGAATCAAATCCGGTGACTGGGAGATATAGATATGCGCACCGAGCGATGTCGTGGGCCGATGCACCATCAACCAGTAACCGTTGAACCGCCGGGGTAGAAGTGCCGCATCCTTATCTGCCGGCGGCATCACCACGCCCAACCGCTCATACTCCTTGAAGTCTCTGGTCAGCGCCAGTCCAACAGCCGGACCTGCCCGGGAATAGGCGGTGTAGGTAACTGCATACTTTCCCAGTTCCTCAACATAGGTGATGCGCGGGTCTTCAACCCCCCACAACTCTTCCGGAAATCGGCTGGGGTCGGGCGCAAAACTCGGCTCCGGTTCAATCTGCCAGTTGTCAATCCCGTTAGCGGAACGGGCAACACATAAGTGCGAAATCCCGCGCCGGTCCTCAACCCGGCACAAAAGCAATGTTGTGCCATCGGGCAATAACACCGCGCCCGGATTGAACACGGTGTTAACCGTATAGGGCCAGTCCGCCGCGGTCAGTATCGGGTTCTTTTCCCAGCGCCGGAGTAACAACTGCCGGTCCTGCTCGATGTGCCTCAACCTTCCTCCGTTGTCTGCGCGGTCCGCATCGTCAAGAGGGCACCGATAAACGACAGTGTCGCCTCTGCCCCTTCATTGCCATTCACGCCGTCGGGATGCAGCCCATCATGGCAGCCACCGGTCGTGTAGTCGTAAACCGGTAAACCGAGGTCGTTGCGCCCCAGATACCACTCAAACGCCCGGCGCATCTCCTCGCGCCACTTGGGCTCCCGGGTGCTCAGAAATGCCTGATAGCACGCCTCCACTGTGCATTCCGCCTCAATCGGCTGCTGGTCAAAACGCAGCCGCGCTGTTCCCCGCCGCCATCCCGTATGCGCAACCGGTACAAAGTGCCCCTGCTCCGCGGTCTGCACCGCTATCAACCATCTTAAAGAGTCCAATCCGGCATCAACCATCTCTCTTTTCCCCAGTTCCCGGCCGGCAACAATCAGCGCCTCGCTCAACCGCGCGTTCGCATAGGCGAGGACCGGCTCAAACCAGCGCCAATCTTCGGTTGCATTGCGCCGGTAGAGGTCAAGCAGTCTTTCCGCCAGAACCTCGCGAAATCGCCGGGCATTACTGTCACCCGGGAAACGCCGGCTATAAGCACATAACCCAAGGAGGGTGTAAGCCCAGGCGCGCGGGCTGGTAAAAAGTTCCACCGCGGGCAAACCCGAGGCAAACAAATTCATCGCCAGCGCTACCACCCCGTCCTCACTTGCCGAACTTACCGCATAACCCAGCGCCCATAGCGCCCGACCCTGACTGTCTTCAGAACCCACCTCCTCAGTCCAGCGCCGTTCATAACTCAAAAAATTCCGGAACCGGCTGTTGTCCCGGTTGAAGGCAAAATCGATAAACGCCAGATAGCGCCGGACCAGCCGATTGAGAAAAGACTTATCCGCCGCCACCTCCTGCGCCCTGAGTACCATCAAGAGCGCCCGGGCGTTGTCGTCCGTTGTGTAACCTTCAGCAAGATTGGGCACGGTGCGCCGGGCATGCTGCAGGATGCCGGTGTCGTCGGTCAGGGTCAGAAGATGGTTCAAGTTCAACTCCGGCAGGTCGATGTCTAACGGGTCAGCACTGCCCATCACCGGTGCCACCGCAAGCGGCGCCCGCATCCGCTCCTCGGCGGCACGCTGAAACGTGTTCAAATAGGCGCGGGCAACCTCCTTCCAGACCATCATTCTCCCAAAGGCGTAGGCACGCTTGCGCATCGAATGGCGCTCGGTTTCATTTTCAAACAGTCCGATAATTGTTTCCGCCAGCGCCTTTGAATCTCGAAACGGCACCAGTTTGCCCCTGCCTTCTGCCAGCATCTCCTCCGCATACCAGTAAGGGGTAGACACCACCGCCTTACCAACCCCCATTGAATAGGCAAGCGTGCCGGAGACAATCTGCGCCGGATTGAGATAAGGTGTCACATAGATATCGGCGGCGCCGAGAAACTGGCACAACTCCTCCAGTGTGACAAACTGATTGTAAAATATTAAATTCCGGTCCACCCCTTGCTCGCGCGCCCGCCTTTGCAGCCGCAGCCGGTACTCCTCACCCTGTTCCCGCTTCACATGGGGATGGGTCACACCGAGCACGATGTACACCACATCAGGAAACCGGGCGGCAATCGCCGGCAGGGCGTCAATCATATATTCTATACCCTTGTTGGGTGATAAAAGTCCAAAGGTCAGAATCACCCTTCGGCCCTCAACCCCGAACAGGTCCTTGTAGTAGTTCGGGTCAACAAATGGCATATCCGGAATACCGTGATGGATAAAATCAATCTTTTTCTCTGGCACCTGGTAAATCTCCTTTAAAAACCGCACCGCCCGCTCACTCATCACCACGACCCTTTCCGAAATCCGGCAAATCTCCTCCATTACCGGGCGCTGGTGTTCATTGGGCTCGGCAAGAACCGTATGCAATGTCGTCACAATCGGCATCCGCAACCGGCGCAGCGTTACCAGAATATGCCCGCCCGCTGGCCCGCCAAATATCCCGAACTCATGCTGGAGACAGGTCAGGTCAACACGGGTCATGTTGAGAAACTCTGCCAGTTGCCGGTAATAATCCTGATTGTTCTGGGCAACCTCGAACTTCACCTCCTCAGGATAAGGGTAACCCTCCGGTGTATCGTTGAGCGCCACGACCAGTCCGTTCAACTCCGGCGCCTCCTGAGTAACCGAATGGTAAAGGTCTGAAGTAAAGGTGGCAATCCCGCACTTCCGCGGCAGGTAAGTCCCGATAAACGCTATCTTCTTAAATAGATACGGACCGCGCATATCCGTTAACCTCAAACCCTTTTTTCGCTCTCATTTAATATCCATTTTATTTACTCCGTTAAGAAATGTCAACATATGTACATCTAAACCGCTATGCGCCACCGCGTTAGGGCAAGCCCGGCAACCAACTTTTGCCTGGGACCACCGCTATTGTCTATTAGACCCCAACTGGAGAAAAAATTAACGCCCTTTCTTCTAACCCCTTATCAGTCCACAGGTTAACCGTATAGGATACGGTCCCCTGACCCGTTCCGGAGACCGCTTCTTCCACCCCGCCCTTTTTCTGTACCAGCAGGTTTTGATAGCCCACCGCACCAATCCCAATAATCTACCTGCCTTGCGCGCTACGCCAGAAAATTTCGCCTTACCACCGATACGGTTTTGGGCAACAGGTTGGCTATCTGCGAGCCGCTGCCTTTTCAAACTCTGCTATCGCCTCATCGGAAAGGGGATGATTACCCAGCGCTAACAGCACATCATAGGGCAGGGTTAAATGGTGGGCACCAGCGATAAACGCTCGCATCGCCTCTTCCGGCGACTTGACACTTGCCGCGACAAGCTCCACCGGCTTGCCACTTGCCTGAATCACCGCTGCCATTTCGGCAATTAGTTTTATCCCATCGCCCAAAAGCCTGGTTGCCCGGTTGACATAAGGAATGACATAAGTACAACCGGCTTCAATCGCAAGGAGCGTTTGGTGCCCGCTGAACACCGCGGTCGCGGCACAGGGGATTTCCGGTGCCAGGCGGGTGACGAGCGATAGGTTTTCGGTTGTCGCCGGAATCTTCAACACAATCTTGTCCGGCGCAATCTGGTAAAACTCCCTTGCCTCCTGCTCCCTTTCGGGCAGAGTTTTGCCGGTCAACTGATAAAATACCGGACCGGGCACAATCTGACACAACCTTTTAATCACCGTATCAGGTGCATCCGCCACCTTTGAGAGCAAAATAGGATTGGTCGTGCACCCGCGCACAAACCCCAGTTTTACCGCCTGCGTTACCTCCTCAACAACCGCACTGTCAATGAACAGCATCTTAAACCTCCTGTTCCTTGAGCAACCGCTCAACCTCTTCCCTTCGGGGCATAGACGGTTCTGCCCCGAGTACCGTGCAGGCGATTGCGCCGCAGGCATTGGCAAACCGCACCGCTTCATCCAGGCTCCGACCTTCGGCGATACTTACCGCCAGACCGGCGCGAAATGCGTCACCGGCACCGGTCGAATCTATCGCCTTAACCTTAAACGGTGGAAACCGCCGTTTGCCATTTTCATCAAACACCAGCGCGCCATCTGCGCCCACCGAAATAATTACCGCCCGGCGTCCGGATTTAAGTTCGACTTTTGCCCAATCATCAATCGCCATCCCGCCTGCCAGTTCTGCCGCCTCAATCTCGTTCGGAACGATGTAATCCACTGGCTCTTTTATCGGCAGTTCAATCTTGTGAAACGGCGCCGGGTCAAGAAACACCAGACACCCGGCATTGCGGGCAATGGTCGCCGCCTGAAACGAAACCCGGTGCGGAATCTCAAACTGCAGCATCAGGGCATCCGCCGCCTCAATTTCTGGCTTTACCATCGCTATCTGTTCCTCACCTAACCGGAGATTGGCACCGGCAACACCGATAATCGCATTCTGCCCGGCACTGTCAATCATCGGGCAGGCAACGCCCGTTGGCACCTCCGGGTCAACGGCGACGAAATCGGTCCTCATCCCTTCCTCCTTCATCTTCTTCAAAAACAACTCGCCGAAGTAGTCCATTCCCACCTTGCCCACCATCACAACATCGGCACCCAGCCGGTGCGCCGCGAGCGCCTGATTAAAACCTTTGCCGCCTAAAAAAAGTCCGAACCCATCACCGGCCATTGACTCGCCTGGTCGGGGCAACCGCTTGACCCGAAACACCATATCGGTCATAAAAGAACCAACAACGCAGATTTTAGCCCGCTTATTTTTCATAATGTTAAGTTTATCGCCCCAATACGCCCCCTGTCAAACCAGACGAAAAAATTGACCACCAGGAAATTGTCCTTATCGTTAAAATATGCTGCTAAATTTCCACGGTAAACAGCCGCAAATTGCCCCCGATGTTTTTGTTGCGCCCAATGCGGTCATCATTGGCGACTGCGAAATCAAATCCGGGGCAACAATCTGGTTTGGTGTTCTGATTCGGGCTGATGTCAACCGTATCGTCATCGGTTCCATGACCAACATCCAGGATTTAACCGTCATCCACTGTGACGAAGCCGAACCACCGGTTGTACTCGGTACCCGGGTAACTGTGGGACACCGGGCGATTGTGCACGGTTGCACGATAGAAGACGAGGCGATGATTGGCATGGGCGCGGTCATCCTCAACCGGGCAAAAGTTGGCAAGAACGCAATCGTCGCTGCGGGCAGCCTGGTCAAAGAAGATTTCGTGGTACCGCCGGGCACCCTTGTTGCCGGGGTGCCGGCGCAAATCAAACGGGAACTGCAACCAGCAGAAATTGAATGGCTCAAAAAGGTGGCCGAGGGTTATTATCAACTGGGCAAAAAGTATCGGCAGTTAACCCCGACACCCTGATTAGAAACCATTAGAACCGGGTTGTGCCCAACCCCAAAACAACTATTCAAAAATCCGTTCCACCGCCTGGTCTTCAACCCAGCCGCCCACACCACCCGGAATCTGAATCAGCACAAACCCGGGCCGGCGCTCAACAATCTTGACCTCCAGCCCATCGTGCACCGCGGCAATCTCCTTGTACTCTTCACCCGGTCCGGAGCGTAAAATCGCCTCGGTCACAACCACCACCGCCTTTGCCCGATTGATTACTCCTTGCCAGATTAGCGTCCCAACGCCAAAGTAGATGAAAACAACTGTCAACCCGATTGCCCCGTAACCCAAAAACTTTTTGCCCGTGCTCAGATAGAGCCCGAGACAGAGCGCCAGGACGAAGAACAAAAGCCCGGCAAAAAAACGGGTTGTCAATCGGTCAAACGGTGTCAAAAGATTACGCACCATTGCTGTCAAAGGGCTTTCCGGATTGGGATTTTTATCCGGCCGGAAGTTGCGGACAAAGGCGATGTTGCCGGTGATGTCCGGGTCGTGCGGCTTGAGCGCCCAGGCACGGAGATAGTCCGCGAGCGCCCTGCCCAACCTGCCCAACTTGAAATGGGCATTGCCCCGATTGTAATAAATCTCCACCGCCGCGACCTGCTGCGCCGCCGAGTCGTAAAGGACAATGGCATCTGCAAACCGACCCGCCTCGTAAAGTTTGTTTGCCCGTTCCAACTGTTCAACCGGCAGCGCAAACACCAATATCAGCGTCGCAACTAAACTCATATCTTTTTGACAACCCCGCGTGCCTTTTGTAAAACCGTGTGCGGGTTACACTCGCTCATATTAGGCGAAAACCGGGCAAGGGCACAGACCTGCACCGTGTCAAGCAAATCCTGCACCGCTCCCGCATCAACACCCTGTCGGGTCAACGCATCTTTTATTTCCCCACTGGTCAAAGCACCGGTTTCAATGTTGAACCGGTCCCCGGCATACGAAAGTAACGCCTGATACACCAGACTGTAAAAGTCAGCAATCCGGTTTGCGGCAAGCGCTTTTTCCGCCTGTTTCAACCGGCGGTTTGCAACCTTGCGGGCATTACTGCGGCGCGCATAACCCGGGTCAAGTTGCAACTTGCGCCGCCGGACACCAAACCCGATGCCGAACGCCATCGCAACCAGCCCCATTATGTAAAACAAATTAAACCAGGATTCACAACCCGCCAACCGGTTAACGGTCAGGCGGAGTTCGGTCTTGATATGCCTGATGTCCGTACCCAGAACCCTCATTCCGCTCGCGGTCGTATAATCCTCCCCGCTTCTTGCCGGCACACCGAGAGCGACAAACTCCAGAGCCGGTGTCTTTCTTGTGTAGTAACTGCCCGTATTCGGGTCAAAGAAACCAATCTCAACCTCCGGAATCCGGAATTTACCATCGGCCAGCGGCAAAAGCGGATATTCAAACCGCCTTGTACCATTGAGCCTGCCGCCGGCGTAATTGAAATCGTCCTTTGTCTCCGGGCTCAGGACCTTCAAACCGGTAATCGGGGGCAGAGTTGGCGCACCAATTAAACCAAGGTTACCGGTTCCGGTGATAACAAGCGAAAGCACAACCGGTTCCCCACCCTTTGCCGTTTCCGGCACCACCCGGGCACTAACCTGAAACGACCCAACACCACCGGTGAACGATGCCGGTCTTCCTGTTTCGGGCAGCGCCTTCACCTCAACCGTCACCTCTTCAGAATTAACCTCAAACGGCTGGGCGGTTGAGAAGAAAAATCCCGGCGCCACCATCTCACCGGCAAGGCTCATCGCGCCAATCTTCAATTGCCCCGAACGGGTGGGAAACAGAGCGGTCTTTCGCACCACCGCGCCGAACATCTGCCTGCCCCGATAGGTTCTCCTTTCATAATTCAGTTTTTGCGGTTGATAAATCTCTTGAGCCCAGAAACCGGTCAGGGTCGGCGGCTCTTTGATATTCAAACTTGCCACCTGCCCTGTGGTGTAAAAGGTCCAGGTTGCGGTTACCATCTCACCCTGATAAACCGTTTTCCGGTCCACGCTCACATCAAGAAAAACCTCGCCTCGGGTTGGTTCCGGCTCTTCAAAGATATCAAAGGGCCGGCGCTGGGGTTGCGTTGGCTTTGGCTGAGTCCCGGTTTTCGTCACCTTGACCGTTATCGGTTCGGTTGTGTACTCCGTCCCGTTGTAGTTCAACCGGCAGGGTCCGATTACCAGTTCGCCGGTTTTTTTCGGAATCAGGGTGTAGATAAAACTGATTGTCTGCTCCTGAGTCACCCGGCCCTGAACAATCGAAATACTTGTTGACTGCGACTGGCTACTGCCGACATTGTCAAACTCAGGCAGTTCGGGTAACTGCGGCTTCGGCACCCGGCCCACATTCGTTCCGCTTACCTGAACAATCAACTGCAACGGCTCACCCAGCCCAACCGTTGTCCGGTCAACCTCGGCAGTGAACCGCAACTCACCACCGGTTGCGATGGTAAAAAACAAAACAAAGGTCACAATCCCGCACCGCATCTTACCAGTCCTTTTCCACCTGACGCCTTGCCCTGGGCTTGCGCACATCCTTCTGAACCTGACGCTCCTTGTTTTCCACCGCCTGTAAAACCCGCTCCGCCTCATCCTTCTCCATTCCCGATTGTTCCTGATATTCTGGCGCCCGCGGTTGTTGTTGCTGCCTTCCTCCTGATTGCTGCTGCGGGCCCTGACTGGAATCTGGCGCCTGCTTCATCTCTTCTTTTTTCTTCAAACAGAACTCTAAATTCTCCTTTGCCTGCCGGTCGTTCGGATTGGCGAGTAAAGCCATTTTATAAGAATTAATCGCCTCATCCAGTTTCCCCATCCGATAAAAACTGTTACCCAGATTGTAAAAGGCGTTACCGCGTTTGCGCGGATTTCTGTCCACCGTTGCCAGAGAAAGCTCTTTGATTGCCTCATCGAATTTACCCAGCCGATAGTAGGTGTTGCCGATATTGTAGTGAATCGCAAGGGCATCGGGCTCCAGCACCTCAGCCCGTTGATAAAAACTGAGCGCCTCCTGATACTTGCCCCGCCGGAACAACCCATTGCCCGCCCGCAGCAAATTGGGGACATCTCCGTTTGCCGTTTGCACAACGGCAAGAGAAACAACAAACCCGACGAGCGCTGCCCGCCGCCGATTAAAAGTGAATCGCCCCCTAATAAACAGGCTCAGCGGGTTGCGGACCGCCGGTAAAGCAAGGCTAAAGAACAGCAGCAAAATGCCCGCCAGCAAAAAAAGTTGATACCGCTCCACATAGTTAGAAAAACTGCCCCCGCTCAACTCCTCTTTTTCCAGCCGGTCAAACTCTCCTGCCAGTTTTGCTGCCGAAAACCCCTCCATTCGATAAAACCGGCCGCCGGTTGCCTGCGCGATAAGAATCAACTTGCGCTCATCCATCCTTGAAATCACCACCTGACCGGAACGGTCCTTTTTGTAAACCACACCCCCTTCTTTTCTTTCCGGAATTGGCGCGCCCTCCGCACTGCTGAACGCCACCGGATAAATCCGCACCCCCAGTTCCTTCGCCACCTGCACCGCCTGTTCGGTCTGGGTCCCGAGGTCTTCGCCATCGGTGATTAAAACGAGCGCCCTGCTGCCCGGTGCGGTACTGGTAAACAGCTCACTCGCCTTCAGAATCGCCTTGCCGTAATCGGTGCCCGGCACCGGCATCAAATCCGGGCTGATGATGTCAAGGAACAGTTTTGCCGCCTCGATATCGGTTGTCAGCGGGCACAGGATATGGGCATCACCGGCAAAGGCAACAATGCCCACCGCATTACCGGTAAGTTCGTCCAGTAGGGCGGCAACTTCGGTCCGGGCGCGCTCGAGCCGGTTCGGCTTGACATCTTCGGCAAGCATCGACTTTGAGGCGTCAAGGGCAATCACCACCGCCACACCCCGGCTCTTGAACATCTGTAATCTCTCGCCCCACCTCGGTCGCGCCAGCGCAATGACCATCAGCCCGAGCCCGAGAATTAAGAGCATCAGTTTCACCCATTCAAGAAAAGGTGCGCGGTCGGGTTCAATCCGGGCAAGCAACTGGGGTTCAATAAAACGGGCAACCCGTTTCCAATCCAGGTCCCGGACAACGATAAAAAACACTATGATTACCGGCAGGGCAAGCAGGAGATAGAGCATGTGCGGTGCGCCCCAGTGCATTACACCAGCCTCCGGTTGATAACCATCCCCGCCGTAAATCCGGTAAATGTAAATATCAAGCCGAGCAGCAACGGCAGCGCCATCCGCTCCTGATACAGAGTATAACGCCGGGCTTTGAAGGTCGAAGGTTCCAGCCGGTCAATCTCTTCATAAACCCGCTTCAGCGCCTCCGGGTCGGTCGCAAGAAAGAACTTACCACCGGTAATCGCAGCGATCTTCTCCAGCGTCTCGGTGTCAAGGTCAACCTCCACCTGAACATACCGCCTGCCAAAGAGCGGGTCGTCAACCGGAAACGGTACCGGACCCTTACTGCCGACCCCAATCGTGTAAATCTTAATACCCAGCGCCGCTGCCGCCTGCGCTGCGGTCAAGGGGTCGATATCGCCCGTGTTGTTGCGGCCATCGGTCAAAAGGATAATCACCTTTTCCCGTGCCTTTGACCCCTTGAGCCGTGCCGCGGCACTGGCGATGCCCATCCCAATTGCGGTGCCATCTTCCAGCGTGCCAAACTCAACCCGGTCCAGGATGTCGTTGACAATACTATGGTTCAGCGTCAGGGGACACTGGGTTAAACTGGTTGCGGCAAAAATCACCAGACCGATGCGGTCTCCGGTTCTGCGGCTGACAAACTCCTTTGCCCGCTCCTTGGCAACGGTCAGGCGGTTTTTGGGCAGAAAGTCTGCCGCCTGCATCGTACCCGAAATGTCCAGACAGAGCATAATGTCAATCCCCCGGGTCTCCAGTTCCTCAAACATCCGCCCTTTTTGCGGTCGCGCCAGCGCCAGCGTGGAAAACACCAGCGCCAGCGAATAGCAGAAAAGGGGCATCTGCGTCAGGACCTGCTCAAAGACCGTTGGTGCCGGCAGCAGGGTTGTGTCACTGAACCGCAGGCAACTGCGCCGGCGCTGGCGCTCCCACCACCACAAAACCGGCACCAGCGCCAGAAGTACCAGATAACCCGGATGCGCTAGATGCCACATCGCCTAACCTCCGCTTTGCACCGGCGCGATACCACGCGCTCCTGCGCCGTTGCTGCCGGTCGATTCCGGCGCCGGCATCGTCAGTTCCACCAGTTGCCGTGCCTGAACCACCACCTCTTGCGGCTTATCTGGAATATGCTTGGCATACTTCACCCGGTCGGTTTCAAAAAAGAACGCCCGGAACCGTTCAAATTCCGGCAGTTTCCGCTGGCGCAACTCCCGCAGAATCTCGCTCGTTGTCTGGTCAATTGCGGGAAACTCAAACCGCCGGGTCAAATACCGCTTCACAATCTCTGATACCGTGTAGTAATACCGCTTCACCTGGCCACTGCTCAACAACTCTTCAACCGGCACCTGTTCCAGCGCCCTTAACGCCTCCTCCCAGGGTGAAAGCAATGGTGCCAACGCAACCTGTTTCTGTCGGTAACGCCTCAACAACCGGTAACCCCAATACCCACCTGCACCTAAGACCAGCGCGCCGAGCAAAACCCAGAGCGGTATCAGATTGGGAAACTCCACCTGGGGTTTGATGTCGTTGATGTCCTGCATCCGCTCGTCAATTAAACTCATCACCTTCACCGGCAGCGAATCGCTCGCCGCGGCACACAACCCGCTGACATCCTGATAGGTCACGAGAAAAGGCGGCAGTTTTCGCTCACCCACGGTCCACAAAACCAGCGTCAGATTGTAAACATCAAAGGCGGTGTCGCCCCGGAAGTGAATCTCGTGTCTCTGCTCACTGACGGTAAAATCGTCTGCCTTTTCCACAAACGGGGGCGAAACGGTCAAATTGCGCGGATGGGAAACTGTCACCGCCACCTTTAACCGGTCGCCAATCGTCAAGCCTTTGCCTTTTTTCTCTGTAACCCGCACCGTCACCCGCACCGGTCCATCTTGGACCAGACGATAAGGTCGGGCCGGTGTTGTGTCTGCTAGACTGTCCGAC contains:
- a CDS encoding glycosidase, with the protein product MRHIEQDRQLLLRRWEKNPILTAADWPYTVNTVFNPGAVLLPDGTTLLLCRVEDRRGISHLCVARSANGIDNWQIEPEPSFAPDPSRFPEELWGVEDPRITYVEELGKYAVTYTAYSRAGPAVGLALTRDFKEYERLGVVMPPADKDAALLPRRFNGYWLMVHRPTTSLGAHIYISQSPDLIHWGRHHLVMPARQGAWWDASRVGLATPPMETPHGWLIFYHGVKDTPSGSIYRVGLALLDLEQPWRCVRRSSEWIFGPVKPYERVGDVPSVVFPCGAVLEPDGDTLRVYYGAADTAICLATASLKELLNWLETHSSETCEIPGERMIT
- a CDS encoding glycosyltransferase family 4 protein, which gives rise to MRGPYLFKKIAFIGTYLPRKCGIATFTSDLYHSVTQEAPELNGLVVALNDTPEGYPYPEEVKFEVAQNNQDYYRQLAEFLNMTRVDLTCLQHEFGIFGGPAGGHILVTLRRLRMPIVTTLHTVLAEPNEHQRPVMEEICRISERVVVMSERAVRFLKEIYQVPEKKIDFIHHGIPDMPFVDPNYYKDLFGVEGRRVILTFGLLSPNKGIEYMIDALPAIAARFPDVVYIVLGVTHPHVKREQGEEYRLRLQRRAREQGVDRNLIFYNQFVTLEELCQFLGAADIYVTPYLNPAQIVSGTLAYSMGVGKAVVSTPYWYAEEMLAEGRGKLVPFRDSKALAETIIGLFENETERHSMRKRAYAFGRMMVWKEVARAYLNTFQRAAEERMRAPLAVAPVMGSADPLDIDLPELNLNHLLTLTDDTGILQHARRTVPNLAEGYTTDDNARALLMVLRAQEVAADKSFLNRLVRRYLAFIDFAFNRDNSRFRNFLSYERRWTEEVGSEDSQGRALWALGYAVSSASEDGVVALAMNLFASGLPAVELFTSPRAWAYTLLGLCAYSRRFPGDSNARRFREVLAERLLDLYRRNATEDWRWFEPVLAYANARLSEALIVAGRELGKREMVDAGLDSLRWLIAVQTAEQGHFVPVAHTGWRRGTARLRFDQQPIEAECTVEACYQAFLSTREPKWREEMRRAFEWYLGRNDLGLPVYDYTTGGCHDGLHPDGVNGNEGAEATLSFIGALLTMRTAQTTEEG
- a CDS encoding transaldolase, translating into MLFIDSAVVEEVTQAVKLGFVRGCTTNPILLSKVADAPDTVIKRLCQIVPGPVFYQLTGKTLPEREQEAREFYQIAPDKIVLKIPATTENLSLVTRLAPEIPCAATAVFSGHQTLLAIEAGCTYVIPYVNRATRLLGDGIKLIAEMAAVIQASGKPVELVAASVKSPEEAMRAFIAGAHHLTLPYDVLLALGNHPLSDEAIAEFEKAAARR
- a CDS encoding ribokinase is translated as MKNKRAKICVVGSFMTDMVFRVKRLPRPGESMAGDGFGLFLGGKGFNQALAAHRLGADVVMVGKVGMDYFGELFLKKMKEEGMRTDFVAVDPEVPTGVACPMIDSAGQNAIIGVAGANLRLGEEQIAMVKPEIEAADALMLQFEIPHRVSFQAATIARNAGCLVFLDPAPFHKIELPIKEPVDYIVPNEIEAAELAGGMAIDDWAKVELKSGRRAVIISVGADGALVFDENGKRRFPPFKVKAIDSTGAGDAFRAGLAVSIAEGRSLDEAVRFANACGAIACTVLGAEPSMPRREEVERLLKEQEV
- a CDS encoding gamma carbonic anhydrase family protein; translation: MLLNFHGKQPQIAPDVFVAPNAVIIGDCEIKSGATIWFGVLIRADVNRIVIGSMTNIQDLTVIHCDEAEPPVVLGTRVTVGHRAIVHGCTIEDEAMIGMGAVILNRAKVGKNAIVAAGSLVKEDFVVPPGTLVAGVPAQIKRELQPAEIEWLKKVAEGYYQLGKKYRQLTPTP
- a CDS encoding tetratricopeptide repeat protein — translated: MSLVATLILVFALPVEQLERANKLYEAGRFADAIVLYDSAAQQVAAVEIYYNRGNAHFKLGRLGRALADYLRAWALKPHDPDITGNIAFVRNFRPDKNPNPESPLTAMVRNLLTPFDRLTTRFFAGLLFFVLALCLGLYLSTGKKFLGYGAIGLTVVFIYFGVGTLIWQGVINRAKAVVVVTEAILRSGPGEEYKEIAAVHDGLEVKIVERRPGFVLIQIPGGVGGWVEDQAVERIFE
- a CDS encoding BatD family protein, with translation MRCGIVTFVLFFTIATGGELRFTAEVDRTTVGLGEPLQLIVQVSGTNVGRVPKPQLPELPEFDNVGSSQSQSTSISIVQGRVTQEQTISFIYTLIPKKTGELVIGPCRLNYNGTEYTTEPITVKVTKTGTQPKPTQPQRRPFDIFEEPEPTRGEVFLDVSVDRKTVYQGEMVTATWTFYTTGQVASLNIKEPPTLTGFWAQEIYQPQKLNYERRTYRGRQMFGAVVRKTALFPTRSGQLKIGAMSLAGEMVAPGFFFSTAQPFEVNSEEVTVEVKALPETGRPASFTGGVGSFQVSARVVPETAKGGEPVVLSLVITGTGNLGLIGAPTLPPITGLKVLSPETKDDFNYAGGRLNGTRRFEYPLLPLADGKFRIPEVEIGFFDPNTGSYYTRKTPALEFVALGVPARSGEDYTTASGMRVLGTDIRHIKTELRLTVNRLAGCESWFNLFYIMGLVAMAFGIGFGVRRRKLQLDPGYARRSNARKVANRRLKQAEKALAANRIADFYSLVYQALLSYAGDRFNIETGALTSGEIKDALTRQGVDAGAVQDLLDTVQVCALARFSPNMSECNPHTVLQKARGVVKKI
- a CDS encoding tetratricopeptide repeat protein, with translation MHWGAPHMLYLLLALPVIIVFFIVVRDLDWKRVARFIEPQLLARIEPDRAPFLEWVKLMLLILGLGLMVIALARPRWGERLQMFKSRGVAVVIALDASKSMLAEDVKPNRLERARTEVAALLDELTGNAVGIVAFAGDAHILCPLTTDIEAAKLFLDIISPDLMPVPGTDYGKAILKASELFTSTAPGSRALVLITDGEDLGTQTEQAVQVAKELGVRIYPVAFSSAEGAPIPERKEGGVVYKKDRSGQVVISRMDERKLILIAQATGGRFYRMEGFSAAKLAGEFDRLEKEELSGGSFSNYVERYQLFLLAGILLLFFSLALPAVRNPLSLFIRGRFTFNRRRAALVGFVVSLAVVQTANGDVPNLLRAGNGLFRRGKYQEALSFYQRAEVLEPDALAIHYNIGNTYYRLGKFDEAIKELSLATVDRNPRKRGNAFYNLGNSFYRMGKLDEAINSYKMALLANPNDRQAKENLEFCLKKKEEMKQAPDSSQGPQQQSGGRQQQQPRAPEYQEQSGMEKDEAERVLQAVENKERQVQKDVRKPRARRQVEKDW
- a CDS encoding VWA domain-containing protein, which codes for MWHLAHPGYLVLLALVPVLWWWERQRRRSCLRFSDTTLLPAPTVFEQVLTQMPLFCYSLALVFSTLALARPQKGRMFEELETRGIDIMLCLDISGTMQAADFLPKNRLTVAKERAKEFVSRRTGDRIGLVIFAATSLTQCPLTLNHSIVNDILDRVEFGTLEDGTAIGMGIASAAARLKGSKAREKVIILLTDGRNNTGDIDPLTAAQAAAALGIKIYTIGVGSKGPVPFPVDDPLFGRRYVQVEVDLDTETLEKIAAITGGKFFLATDPEALKRVYEEIDRLEPSTFKARRYTLYQERMALPLLLGLIFTFTGFTAGMVINRRLV